Genomic window (Flavobacterium oreochromis):
AAAAGTGAAAAGTGAAGAGTAAAGAGCTAGTAGTATTAAATGTAATGTTCATTATTCTGCACTCTCCAAACAACTAATCACTAATTACTTTTCACTAATCACTAATCACTTAATAAAAATGACCATCCTAGACAAAATAATAGCAGATAAAAAAAGAGAAGTCGAGCTAAAAAAGCGTTTGATTTCGGCGAGTCAATTAGAAGGATTTCCTTTATTTGGTTCTGCGACAAAATCATTAAGTAAAAATTTAAAAAACAATGTATTGGGCATTATCGCCGAGCATAAGCGTCGGTCGCCATCAAAACCAGTGATTAATCAAAGTCTTTCGGTCGATGAAGTCGCAATGGGATATCAAAATGCAGGCGCTTCAGGAATTTCAGTTTTAACCGATGGAAAATATTTTGGAGGTTCACTCGATGATTTACTTTTAGCAAAATCCGCTACTTCTATCCCTATCCTTCGCAAAGAATTTATCATTGACGAATACCAATTGGTAGAAGCCAAAGCTTATGGCGCTGATGTAATTTTATTAATCGCAGCCGTATTAAGTCGGGAAGAAATAAAACATTTATCAGAGTTCGCCCAATCTCTAGCCTTAGAGGTTTTATTAGAAGTGCATAATGAGGAAGAACTAGAGAAATCAATTATGCCAAGTTTAGATATGATAGGCGTAAATAATCGTAATTTAAAAACCTTTGAGGTGAGTTTGGATTTCAGTAAAGAACTTGCTCCAAAAATCCCGAACGAATTCGTAAAAGTATCAGAAAGCGGTATCAGCCACATTGATGCTATTAAAGAATTACAACCTTATGGTTATCAAGGATTTTTAATAGGCGAAAACTTTATGAAAACGGATAATCCAGAACTAGCATTGAAAGAATTTATGAATCAATATGAACAATAAAATATCAGTTACACAATGTCACACCAAGTAAAGCACAAAGTCACAGAAGTATTTTAAAAAACTTTGTGAAACATCGTGTTAAACTTTGTGTTCAAAAAAAGAAATGGCAATAAAAATCAAAATATCAGTTACACAACATCACACCAAGTTACAGAAGTATTTTAAAAAACTTTGTGAAACATCGTGTTAAACTTTGAGAAACTTTGTGTTCCAAAAAAAGAAATGGCAATAAAAATCAAAATATGAGTTCCACAATGTCACACTAAGTAAAGCACAAAGTCACAGAAGTATTTTAAAAAACTTTGTGAAACATCGTGTTAAACTTTGTGTTCCAAAAAAGAAATGGCAATAAAAATCAAAATATCAGTTACACAACGTCACACCAAGTTACAGAAGTATTTTAAAAAACTTTGTGAAACATCGTGTTAAACTTTGAGAAACTTTGTGTTCCAAAAAAAGAAATGGCAATAAAAATCAAAATATCAGTTACACAATGTCACACCAAGTAAAGCACAAAGTCACAGAAGTATTTTAAAAAACTTTGTGAAACATCGTGTTAAACTTTGAGAAACTTTGTGTTCCAAAAAAAAGAAATGGCAATAAAAATAAAAATATGCGGAATGAAATACCCTGAAAACATTCAGGAGATCGCTTCATTGCAACCCGATTATCTCGGATTTATTTTCTATGAGAAAAGTGCTCGAAACGTTGAAATCAATACACTTCCAACACTTCCAGAAAACATTCAAAAAGTGGGTGTTTTTGTAAATGCTACAGTAGAAGAAATCAAAAGTAAAATAAATCAGTACGATTTAGATGTCCTTCAATTACACGGAAATGAATCGGTTGCCTTTTGCAAAGAAGTACAAGCTTACGTGGAAACCCTTCCGAAAAAGATATCCTTAATCAAAGTCTTTTCGGTGGGTGAAACTTTCGATTTTAGCACCTTACTTCCGTATGAAGCAGTTTGCGATTACTTC
Coding sequences:
- a CDS encoding phosphoribosylanthranilate isomerase codes for the protein MAIKIKICGMKYPENIQEIASLQPDYLGFIFYEKSARNVEINTLPTLPENIQKVGVFVNATVEEIKSKINQYDLDVLQLHGNESVAFCKEVQAYVETLPKKISLIKVFSVGETFDFSTLLPYEAVCDYFLFDTKGKQHGGNGITFDWKLLDNYPSEKPFFLSGGIGINELEEVKQFLKSTKARWCHALDINSQLEIEPGLKYFPACKKFIEELVISEE
- the trpC gene encoding indole-3-glycerol phosphate synthase TrpC, giving the protein MTILDKIIADKKREVELKKRLISASQLEGFPLFGSATKSLSKNLKNNVLGIIAEHKRRSPSKPVINQSLSVDEVAMGYQNAGASGISVLTDGKYFGGSLDDLLLAKSATSIPILRKEFIIDEYQLVEAKAYGADVILLIAAVLSREEIKHLSEFAQSLALEVLLEVHNEEELEKSIMPSLDMIGVNNRNLKTFEVSLDFSKELAPKIPNEFVKVSESGISHIDAIKELQPYGYQGFLIGENFMKTDNPELALKEFMNQYEQ